In Salvelinus sp. IW2-2015 linkage group LG23, ASM291031v2, whole genome shotgun sequence, a genomic segment contains:
- the asb12a gene encoding ankyrin repeat and SOCS box protein 12, producing the protein MIQFKKILEEKDNGEGQLLHQAVSNNDDRLLDELLSQEKYRKFINCRSGWGIPRTPLRMAASKGHLRCLQVLLAHGAEVDCLDVKAQTPLFTAVCGKYFNCVLALLRAGANPNGSLYNNCSPVLTAAREGDVEILKQLLKHGAEVNSRSKVLLFTSSASVSSGPLYLSAVYGHLDCFKVLLLYGADPNYNCTDAKLLSKIKQPKTVLEMCLRHGCGVEYIQLLIDFGANVYLPTLIIEKSTKQNEAVELLLQERGFPKSLVSQCRLAIRAYLRKINRIQSIDHLEMPSSMINFLQYKSVPAIAMHL; encoded by the exons ATGATccagtttaaaaaaattctagAAGAAAAAGACAACGGTGAAGGTCAACTGCTCCATCAGGCAGTGTCCAACAATGATGACAGACTCCTTGATGAACTGCTCTCTCAAGAAAAGTACAGAAAGTTCATCAACTGTAGGAGCGGCTGGGGTATCCCAAGAACACCTTTACGAATGGCTGCATCTAAAGGTCATCTCAGGTGTCTGCAGGTTCTGCTGGCCCACGGAGCAGAGGTGGACTGTCTAGACGTGAAGGCTCAGACCCCACTTTTCACAGCTGTCTGTGGGAAATACTTCAACTGTGTTTTAGCCCTCCTCAGGGCAGGTGCTAACCCCAATGGCAGCTTGTATAACAACTGCTCTCCGGTCCTGACTGCAGCCAGGGAAGGGGATGTTGAGATTTTGAAGCAACTTCTTAAACATGGTGCTGAGGTCAACTCCAGATCCAAAGTCTTGCTGTTTACATCAAGTGCCAGTGTTTCTAGTGGTCCCCTCTATCTGTCTGCTGTGTATGGACACTTAGACTGCTTTAAAGTATTACTTCTCTATGGGGCTGATCCAAATTACAACTGCACAGATGCAAAACTACTGAGTAAAATCAAGCAGCCTAAGACCGTGCTTGAAATGTGCCTCAGACATGGCTGTGGGGTGGAGTACATCCAACTTTTGATTGACTTTGGTGCAAATGTCTACCTCCCCACTCTCATCATAGAAAAGTCCACAAAGCAGAATGAGGCGGTGGAGCTGCTGCTGCAAGAAAGAG GTTTTCCCAAGTCCCTTGTATCACAGTGCCGACTTGCCATCCGAGCATACCTCAGGAAGATCAACAGAATCCAGTCCATTGACCATTTGGAAATGCCATCAAGCATGATAAACTTCTTGCAATATAAATCAGTCCCAGCAATTGCTATGCATCTCTGA